A genomic segment from Sorangium aterium encodes:
- a CDS encoding serine/threonine-protein kinase, translating to MLCPRCHRRYADDHRFCPHDGEKLVASHDIRRIRSQPTEHVGTIVAERYRVRGLIGSGAMAQVFLAEDTKSGAPVALKLLEQRFRREPKVKARFLLEAKAAATVVHPNIVEVLDIGLHEGSPYLVLEFLFGESLSSLLLREKRLSPEAGVPFLLQAAAGLGAAHRAGIVHRDVKPANVFLVGEKGDAWAAKVVDFGFAKLYEHSGLTQAGVTVGTLEYMAPEQTVSDPPDGRTDVYGFGMLMYRMFTGRLPFSVTRSSSPALAPAMDEAVVLANQLVTPPPPPNLGESPASRALEAVIAKCLRKRPENRYASMEALCEDLARLGRPGALAAHAPIASPDVYAAQTPYGEHAARFLYKQLGRVYGAAP from the coding sequence ATGCTGTGCCCTCGTTGCCATCGGCGGTACGCGGATGACCACCGCTTCTGCCCGCACGACGGAGAGAAGCTGGTCGCGAGCCACGACATCCGGCGGATCCGGTCCCAGCCCACCGAGCATGTGGGCACGATCGTCGCCGAGCGCTACCGGGTGCGGGGCCTGATCGGCAGCGGCGCCATGGCGCAGGTGTTCCTGGCGGAGGACACGAAGAGCGGCGCGCCCGTCGCGCTGAAGCTCCTGGAGCAGAGGTTCCGCCGCGAGCCCAAGGTGAAGGCGCGGTTCCTCCTGGAGGCCAAGGCCGCGGCCACGGTCGTTCACCCGAACATCGTCGAGGTCCTCGATATCGGCCTCCATGAAGGGTCGCCCTACCTCGTGCTGGAGTTCCTCTTCGGCGAGTCGCTGAGCTCGCTGCTCCTGCGCGAGAAGCGGCTGTCCCCGGAGGCCGGCGTCCCCTTCCTCCTGCAGGCCGCGGCCGGGCTCGGCGCGGCCCACCGCGCGGGGATCGTCCACCGCGACGTGAAGCCCGCCAACGTGTTCCTCGTCGGGGAGAAGGGCGACGCCTGGGCGGCCAAGGTCGTCGATTTCGGGTTCGCGAAGCTGTACGAGCACTCGGGGCTCACGCAGGCCGGGGTGACCGTCGGCACGCTGGAGTACATGGCGCCGGAGCAGACCGTCAGCGACCCGCCCGACGGGCGCACGGACGTCTACGGCTTCGGCATGCTCATGTACCGGATGTTCACCGGCCGGCTCCCCTTCAGCGTCACGCGGAGCTCCTCCCCCGCCCTGGCGCCCGCCATGGACGAGGCCGTGGTCCTGGCCAATCAGCTCGTCACGCCGCCCCCGCCGCCCAACCTGGGTGAGAGCCCGGCGTCCCGCGCGCTCGAGGCGGTGATCGCGAAGTGCCTGCGCAAGCGGCCGGAGAACCGGTATGCCTCGATGGAGGCGCTCTGCGAGGATCTCGCCCGGCTCGGGCGGCCAGGCGCGCTGGCGGCGCACGCGCCGATCGCCTCGCCCGACGTGTACGCGGCGCAGACGCCCTATGGCGAGCACGCGGCGCGGTTCCTCTACAAGCAGCTCGGAAGGGTGTACGGCGCAGCGCCGTAG
- a CDS encoding serine/threonine-protein kinase, translated as MSNPLMPGALVASRYRVDRQLAEGGMGVIWAATHLANGERVALKLLRPGTADDASTRRRLVREARAAAAVDHPNVPSIHDVLELDNGTPFLVMDLLEGESLRDKLLREAQIPLPELSRILLPVISAVGTAHALGIVHRDLKPDNIFLLTPDAAAPRGSPGAADAAAEEHPSGAAAPGSADSPAAAQHDARVRVLDFGIAKVTAAHGESSWSWGRTGTGEMLGTPYYMSPEQILGEHDVDHRADIWSLGVILYECLTSVRPTEAENMGKVMKRVLTGSIQPIGESAPTLPADVAAMIDRMLSPDRAQRPADLREVGALLERYAAVALRPFGPPAAPREPESDSLVPSARASDPLVHSARLSGSLAPDARTSDAFPASTADLDGEASIATLRAGSLLPAPPSSNRLRARSAGAASLEAPPDAAALSTPEAADDAAALAEEGAIAPSAAARRAKRAGLKLVAAGVLIAAGAGFSLLRCSASSAQESPHHRVIAPQTHAPSNDE; from the coding sequence GTGAGCAATCCGCTGATGCCAGGCGCCCTGGTGGCGAGTCGCTATCGGGTCGATCGCCAGCTGGCCGAGGGAGGCATGGGGGTCATCTGGGCCGCCACCCACCTCGCGAACGGCGAACGTGTGGCGCTGAAGCTGCTGCGCCCCGGCACGGCGGATGACGCGTCGACTCGGCGGCGCCTCGTCCGGGAAGCGCGCGCGGCGGCGGCGGTCGATCACCCGAACGTGCCATCCATCCACGACGTGCTCGAGCTCGACAACGGGACGCCGTTCCTCGTCATGGATCTGCTCGAGGGGGAGTCGCTCCGCGACAAGCTGCTGCGCGAGGCGCAGATCCCCCTCCCCGAGCTGTCGCGCATCCTGCTGCCGGTCATCTCGGCCGTCGGCACCGCGCACGCGCTGGGCATCGTCCACCGCGACCTGAAGCCCGACAACATCTTCCTGCTCACGCCCGACGCGGCCGCGCCACGCGGCTCGCCCGGCGCAGCGGACGCCGCCGCCGAGGAGCACCCGAGCGGCGCGGCGGCGCCGGGCTCCGCGGATTCGCCGGCGGCCGCGCAGCACGACGCCCGCGTCCGGGTCCTCGACTTCGGCATCGCCAAGGTCACCGCGGCCCACGGCGAGAGCAGCTGGTCGTGGGGGCGCACCGGGACCGGCGAGATGCTCGGGACCCCGTACTACATGTCGCCGGAGCAGATCCTCGGCGAGCACGACGTGGATCACCGCGCCGACATCTGGTCGCTCGGCGTCATCCTCTACGAGTGCCTCACCTCCGTGCGGCCCACCGAGGCCGAGAACATGGGCAAGGTGATGAAGCGCGTCCTGACCGGCTCGATCCAGCCGATCGGGGAGAGCGCGCCCACGCTGCCCGCCGACGTCGCGGCCATGATCGATCGCATGCTCAGCCCGGATCGCGCGCAGCGCCCCGCCGATCTCCGCGAGGTCGGCGCGCTCCTCGAGCGCTACGCGGCCGTCGCCCTCCGCCCCTTCGGTCCCCCGGCGGCGCCCAGGGAGCCGGAGAGCGACTCGCTCGTACCCAGCGCCCGCGCCAGCGACCCGCTCGTGCACAGCGCCCGCCTCAGCGGCTCGCTCGCGCCCGACGCCCGCACCAGCGACGCGTTCCCGGCCAGCACCGCCGATCTGGACGGGGAGGCGTCGATCGCGACGCTGCGCGCAGGCAGCCTCCTGCCAGCGCCCCCCTCGAGCAACCGGCTGCGCGCGCGCAGCGCCGGAGCGGCCTCCCTGGAGGCGCCGCCCGACGCCGCGGCGCTCTCCACGCCGGAGGCGGCCGACGACGCCGCCGCCCTCGCCGAAGAGGGAGCGATCGCTCCGTCGGCAGCGGCGCGCCGCGCGAAGCGCGCAGGGCTCAAGCTCGTCGCCGCCGGCGTGCTCATCGCCGCCGGAGCAGGCTTCTCGCTGCTCCGCTGCTCCGCCTCGTCAGCGCAGGAGTCGCCCCACCACCGCGTCATCGCGCCACAGACGCACGCTCCATCGAACGATGAGTGA